In one Drosophila pseudoobscura strain MV-25-SWS-2005 chromosome X, UCI_Dpse_MV25, whole genome shotgun sequence genomic region, the following are encoded:
- the Bgb gene encoding protein big brother: MMNEAALANMIPYDTIGLYEQPKPRFIFKMPRVVPDQKSKFESDELFRRLSRESEIRYTGYRERSIEERQVRFMNGCREGHTETSFVASGTNLQLVFNANQNPYLHDKECDFDKEHGKVHIKSYFIMNGVCVRFRGWLDLERLDGVGCLEYDERRAMHEDAILRDQIDRYNQRLREFEDTKRAYRDNRQDEMEAVRRGVASGGIGVGASMWRR, encoded by the coding sequence ATGATGAACGAGGCAGCCTTGGCCAACATGATTCCGTACGACACAATTGGACTCTATGAGCAGCCGAAGCCCCGATTTATCTTCAAGATGCCACGCGTGGTGCCCGACCAGAAGTCCAAGTTCGAGAGCGACGAGCTGTTTCGACGACTGAGCCGCGAGAGCGAGATCCGCTACACGGGCTACCGCGAGCGAAGCATCGAGGAGCGCCAGGTGCGCTTCATGAACGGCTGTCGCGAGGGACACACGGAGACCAGCTTTGTGGCCTCTGGCACAAACCTGCAGCTGGTGTTTAACGCCAACCAGAATCCCTATCTGCACGACAAGGAGTGCGACTTCGACAAGGAGCATGGAAAAGTGCACATCAAGTCGTACTTCATAATGAACGGCGTCTGTGTTCGCTTCCGGGGCTGGCTGGATCTGGAGCGTCTGGATGGCGTTGGCTGCCTGGAGTACGACGAACGCCGTGCCATGCACGAGGATGCCATTTTGCGCGACCAGATCGACCGCTACAACCAGCGGCTACGCGAATTTGAGGACACCAAGCGTGCCTATCGCGATAATCGGCAGGACGAGATGGAGGCCGTGCGCAGGGGCGTCGCCTCCGGCGGCATTGGTGTGGGCGCCAGCATGTGGCGACGTTAG
- the Mettl2 gene encoding methyltransferase-like protein isoform X2 produces the protein MSGTPTADDCEKRPQFGTRLLKDSDDVFKHNAWDHVQWDEEQELAAQAAVAKNSCSKLNDDERERFQSDAPKFWDSFYGIHDNRFFKDRHWLFTEFPELAPIDVSEQQSRSIFELGCGVGNTILPLLQYSVEPKLKVFGCDFSARAIDILRSQPQFDEKRCEVFVMDATEEQWPVPFEENSQDIIVMIFVLSACQPKKMQQILDNCYRYLRPGGLLLFRDYGRYDLAQLRFKSGKCLEDNFYVRGDGTLVYFFTEEELRGMFTKAGLQEEQVIVDRRLQVNRSRGLKMYRVWIQAKFKKPLVPTS, from the exons ATGAGCGGTACTCCCACGGCCGATGACTGTGAGAAGCGACCTCAGTTCGGCACACGTTTACTCAAGGACAGCGACGACGTCTTTAAGCACAATGCTTG GGACCACGTGCAATGGGatgaggagcaggagctggccGCACAGGCGGCCGTGGCAAAGAACTCGTGCAGCAAGCTGAACGACGATGAGCGGGAGCGATTTCAGTCGGATGCACCGAAGTTTTGGGACTCTTTCTATGGCATACACGACAATCGGTTCTTCAAGGACCGTCACTGGCTGTTTACCGAGTTTCCCGAGCTAGCGCCCATTGATGTCAGTGAGCAGCAGTCACGGAGCATCTTTGAGCTGGGCTGTGGCGTCGGCAACACCATCTTACCCCTGCTCCAGTACAGCGTGGAGCCAAAGCTAAAAGTCTTTGGCTGCGACTTTTCTGCCAGGGCCATCGATATACTTCGCAGCCAGCCGCAGTTCGATGAGAAACGCTGCGAGGTATTCGTAATGGATGCCACGGAGGAGCAGTGGCCGGTTCCCTTTGAAGAGAACTCGCAGGATATCATTGTAATGATATTTGTGCTGTCCGCCTGTCAGCCAAAGAAAATGCAGCAGATACTGGACAATTGCTATCGCTACCTGCGACCCGGTGGCCTGCTCCTCTTCAGGGACTACGGCCGCTACGACTTGGCCCAGCTGCGCTTCAAGAGCGGAAAATGCTTGGAGGACAACTTCTATGTGCGCGGCGATGGCACCCTGGTGTATTTCTTTACAGAGGAAGAGCTACGTGGTATGTTCACTAAGGCGGGGCTCCAGGAGGAACAGGTGATTGTGGACCGAAGGCTGCAGGTGAATCGGAGTCGCGGCCTGAAGATGTATCGCGTTTGGATACAGGCAAAGTTCAAAAAACCTCTGGTTCCGACTTCTTAG
- the Mettl2 gene encoding methyltransferase-like protein isoform X1 — translation MTVRSDLSSAHVYSRTATTSLSTMLGKYAWQGLRRFASKTWEHTRERKKPAGAGGRILTDVREVFEFNAWDHVQWDEEQELAAQAAVAKNSCSKLNDDERERFQSDAPKFWDSFYGIHDNRFFKDRHWLFTEFPELAPIDVSEQQSRSIFELGCGVGNTILPLLQYSVEPKLKVFGCDFSARAIDILRSQPQFDEKRCEVFVMDATEEQWPVPFEENSQDIIVMIFVLSACQPKKMQQILDNCYRYLRPGGLLLFRDYGRYDLAQLRFKSGKCLEDNFYVRGDGTLVYFFTEEELRGMFTKAGLQEEQVIVDRRLQVNRSRGLKMYRVWIQAKFKKPLVPTS, via the exons ATGACTGTGAGAAGCGACCTCAGTTCGGCACACGTTTACTCAAGGACAGCGACGACGTCTTTAAGCACAATGCTTGGTAAATATGCGTGGCAAGGTCTGCGGCGTTTCGCCAGCAAAACTTGGGAGCACACTCGAGAGCGCAAGAAGCCAGCGGGTGCTGGCGGGCGCATACTAACCGACGTGCGCGAGGTGTTCGAGTTTAATGCATG GGACCACGTGCAATGGGatgaggagcaggagctggccGCACAGGCGGCCGTGGCAAAGAACTCGTGCAGCAAGCTGAACGACGATGAGCGGGAGCGATTTCAGTCGGATGCACCGAAGTTTTGGGACTCTTTCTATGGCATACACGACAATCGGTTCTTCAAGGACCGTCACTGGCTGTTTACCGAGTTTCCCGAGCTAGCGCCCATTGATGTCAGTGAGCAGCAGTCACGGAGCATCTTTGAGCTGGGCTGTGGCGTCGGCAACACCATCTTACCCCTGCTCCAGTACAGCGTGGAGCCAAAGCTAAAAGTCTTTGGCTGCGACTTTTCTGCCAGGGCCATCGATATACTTCGCAGCCAGCCGCAGTTCGATGAGAAACGCTGCGAGGTATTCGTAATGGATGCCACGGAGGAGCAGTGGCCGGTTCCCTTTGAAGAGAACTCGCAGGATATCATTGTAATGATATTTGTGCTGTCCGCCTGTCAGCCAAAGAAAATGCAGCAGATACTGGACAATTGCTATCGCTACCTGCGACCCGGTGGCCTGCTCCTCTTCAGGGACTACGGCCGCTACGACTTGGCCCAGCTGCGCTTCAAGAGCGGAAAATGCTTGGAGGACAACTTCTATGTGCGCGGCGATGGCACCCTGGTGTATTTCTTTACAGAGGAAGAGCTACGTGGTATGTTCACTAAGGCGGGGCTCCAGGAGGAACAGGTGATTGTGGACCGAAGGCTGCAGGTGAATCGGAGTCGCGGCCTGAAGATGTATCGCGTTTGGATACAGGCAAAGTTCAAAAAACCTCTGGTTCCGACTTCTTAG
- the LOC4812572 gene encoding uncharacterized protein has translation MSAASTHSSRLLAIVAILLSSYTLGIYSAARASIKVQQLEPTVQESLATQNDSLNLQAGTNSSLARSDSRHARWFPFYTIGRFSNDICTGNNLLLGTCVIAGECTDNSGVAAGSCSTITTQAICCIYQRTCGASTTYNNTYFYNSNYPAPYAGGGRCSIVVTPPDSSICQLRVDFLALSLAPPTGDGFCSTDALTITGGASQVPSICGENSGQHVYVDFNGVNPITISVATSAGYTFNRQWQFQIRMLSCSSATLAPSGCLQYYMPTSGTFSSFNYVSAASSALNSIGVQGSRQLANTRYGICIRKAAGICSITYSQVSSDTYSFTLTNDVGAVDPALLATSSVQSQDCTTDYIVIPAPTQSSSLASDRFCGLGLVSTTTSAKPFVVYTVTDGNEDMDISNRGFYLSYSQNACPIL, from the exons TCAAAGTGCAGCAGCTGGAACCGACAGTCCAAGAGTCACTTGCCACCCAAAATGACAGTCTGAACCTGCAGGCAGGGACGAACTCCAGTCTGGCACGCAGTGACTCACGACATGCTCGCT GGTTTCCATTTTACACAATCGGTCGGTTCTCCAATGACATTTGCACGGGAAACAATCTGCTCCTGGGCACATGCGTGATTGCTGGCGAGTGCACAGACAATAGTGGAGTGGCCGCCGGCAGTTGCTCCACCATTACCACCCAGGCAATATGCTGTATTT ATCAAAGGACATGTGGAGCGAGCACCACGTACAACAATACTTACTTCTACAACAGCAACTATCCGGCGCCGTATGCCGGAGGCGGACGCTGCTCCATTGTGGTGACACCACCGGATTCATCAATCTGTCAGTTGCGAGTTGACTTTCTGGCCCTGTCGCTGGCTCCGCCCACGGGTGATGGATTCTGCAGCACAGATGCGTTGACCATTACAGGCGGGGCCTCGCAGGTGCCCAGCATTTGCGGCGAAAACTCCGGCCAGCATGTCTATGTGGACTTCAATGGCGTCAATCCCATTACCATATCGGTGGCCACTTCCGCGGGCTACACCTTCAATCGCCAATGGCAGTTCCAGATCCGAATGCTTAGCTGTTCGTCGGCTACGTTGGCGCCGTCCGGTTGCCTGCAGTACTATATGCCCACCAGTGGCACGTTCTCCAGCTTCAATTACGTGTCCGCTGCCTCCTCCGCCCTCAACTCGATTGGGGTGCAGGGCTCGCGGCAGTTGGCGAACACCAGATACGGCATTTGTATACGCAAGGCGGCCGGCATCTGCTCCATCACCTACAGCCAGGTCAGCTCCGATACATACTCGTTTACGCTGACCAACGATGTGGGAGCTGTGGATCCCGCACTGCTGGCCACGTCCTCGGTACAGAGCCAGGACTGCACCACCGACTATATTGTCATTCCCGCTCCCACGCAGAGCAGTTCATTAGCCAGCGATCGATTCTGCGGCCTGGGCCTGGTGTCCACGACTACTTCGGCGAAGCCTTTCGTCGTCTACACGGTAACCGATGGAAATGAGGATATGGACATATCGAATCGCGGCTTCTACTTGTCCTATTCACAAAATGCATGTCCAATTCTATAG
- the ValRS-m gene encoding valine--tRNA ligase: MRNIKNITCKVLQQKYLYQPRLATLYYSTAKNADTKVHLAAGYQPKEVEEAYWERDKEEANLPQEGNSCNRGPYRMLLPPPNVTGNLHLGHALMATVQDVIARQQRQLGYEVDWVPGTDHAGIATQVVVERTLTTAQGKTRHDIGREAFLEEVWRWKAAKGAGIVQDLRLLGCNLNWSREYFTMDEQQAHAVNVAFERLFDEGLIRRRNSLVNWSTTLQSAISDIEVEVMDIKEPTDIRVPGYKHSIAFGRIFDFAYTVVDGETQPDGSAEEIVVATTRPETILGDVAVAVHPLDPRYSKYRNRDMVQLKHPFRNDTIPLVFDLAVDRDFGTGAVKITPAHDKFDFELAARHNLEPRQVFSQDGFILDTFKDFEGMPRFEARDQIVHLLESMGLLRQVRPHPIQLPICSRSKDVIEYMIWPQWFLNCKEMAQDALSELNSGRLQIIPSNFEVEWDRWLQDGRDWCISRQLWWGHQVPAYQFSDAEGNTHWVAAPSEQEAIQKALALLGGSEEELTLVRDPDVLDTWFSSALLPFSVAGWPNASYKEKYPLDIMQTGHDILFFWVARMMMMGLKLTGEAPFNKVLLNGIVCDAHGRKMSKSLGNIVAPQQVVQGASLDSIMDGLEQSMQAGVINKAEMDVSYKCMSKMFPKGIQECGTDALRFTLLSHNIKNHFINFDVTTCHTNKLFINKIWQAMRFTMGAAERLSISLHQYETLEGVNLGTWDRWIIGRLGETLAICSDSYKNYNFHMATAALKQFFYQNLCDTYLETTKTEINHRTPNGYIHVGTLTACLSWGLQAMAPFTPFVASELLQHVPLNIEVKLSDYADRKLDAEINDIVGICQSIRQLKSKHKVSKRHEPNLTLFATSSESEEMLGRHLQQIQLLARCESVDLDMLDENSKHSRKMNLFSTAGPLCSFGLTMSADFGMTVKQREEMIRVNIKRLKRLMTELQKYRMRLDNEAFQLMADEKTREHFRNRVRELEAEIETIMQESA, encoded by the exons ATGAGAAATATCAAGAATATAACGTGTAAGGTTCTTCAGCAGAAGTACCTATACCAGCCACGGCTTGCCACATTATATTACAGCACAGCAAAGA ATGCCGACACAAAAGTGCATTTGGCGGCGGGCTACCAGCCCAAAGAGGTCGAAGAGGCCTATTGGGAGCGTGACAAGGAGGAGGCGAATCTGCCCCAGGAAGGCAATAGCTGCAACCGTGGACCCTACCGTATGCTGCTACCACCGCCAAATGTGACGGGGAATCTGCACCTGGGCCACGCTCTGATGGCCACCGTGCAGGATGTGATAGCGCGCCAGCAGCGTCAGCTTGGCTACGAGGTGGATTGGGTGCCGGGCACCGACCATGCCGGCATAGCCACACAGGTGGTGGTGGAACGCACACTGACAACTGCCCAGGGAAAGACGCGCCATGATATCGGACGAGAGGCCTTTCTGGAGGAGGTGTGGAGGTGGAAGGCGGCCAAGGGGGCTGGGATCGTGCAGGACCTGCGCCTGTTGGGCTGCAATCTTAATTGGTCACGCGAGTACTTCACCATGGACGAACAGCAGGCACATGCCGTCAATGTGGCCTTCGAGCGACTCTTCGATGAAGGGCTCATCAGGCGGCGCAATTCGCTGGTCAATTGGTCCACCACACTGCAATCGGCCATCTCGGACATCGAGGTCGAAGTGATGGATATTAAGGAGCCCACCGATATTCGGGTTCCAGGCTACAAGCATAGCATCGCGTTTGGCAGAATTTTCGACTTTGCCTACACCGTCGTGGATGGCGAAACACAGCCAGATGGGTCTGCCGAGGAGATTGTGGTAGCCACCACCAGGCCAGAGACAATTCTGGGCGATGTGGCCGTTGCCGTGCACCCACTCGATCCCCGGTACAGCAAGTATCGTAACAGAGATATGGTCCAACTGAAGCATCCCTTTCGCAACGACACGATTCCCCTCGTCTTCGACCTGGCCGTGGACAGGGACTTCGGCACAGGGGCTGTCAAGATCACGCCGGCCCACGACAAGTTCGATTTCGAGCTGGCAGCCCGTCACAACTTGGAGCCTCGGCAGGTTTTCAGCCAGGACGGATTCATTCTGGATACCTTTAAAGACTTCGAGGGAATGCCGCGTTTCGAGGCTCGTGACCAAATCGTCCATCTTCTTGAGAGTATGGGACTGCTTCGCCAGGTTCGCCCTCATCCCATCCAGCTGCCCATCTGCTCTCGGTCCAAGGATGTCATCGAGTACATGATCTGGCCCCAGTGGTTTCTAAATTGCAAAGAAATGGCCCAGGATGCGCTCTCCGAGCTGAACAGCGGTCGACTGCAGATCATTCCGTCCAATTTTGAGGTGGAGTGGGATCGCTGGCTGCAGGACGGTCGCGACTGGTGCATCTCTCGGCAACTATGGTGGGGCCATCAGGTGCCCGCCTACCAGTTCAGTGATGCCGAGGGAAACACCCACTGGGTGGCTGCTCCCAGCGAGCAGGAGGCCATCCAAAAGGCCTTAGCACTGTTGGGCGGTAGCGAGGAGGAGCTGACACTAGTCCGTGACCCAGATGTGCTGGACACTTGGTTCTCCTCGGCATTGCTGCCCTTCTCCGTGGCCGGCTGGCCCAATGCTTCGTATAAGGAGAAGTATCCACTGGATATAATGCAGACGGGACATGACATACTCTTCTTCTGGGTGGCCcgcatgatgatgatgggccTGAAGTTGACTGGCGAGGCTCCCTTCAACAAGGTGCTACTCAATGGCATCGTCTGCGATGCCCATGGCAGAAAAATGTCCAAGAGCCTCGGCAACATCGTGGCCCCCCAGCAGGTGGTCCAAGGCGCCAGCCTGGAT AGTATCATGGATGGGCTTGAGCAATCCATGCAGGCGGGCGTCATCAATAAGGCTGAGATGGACGTTTCGTACAAGTGCATGAGCAAAATGTTTCCCAAAGGCATCCAGGAGTGCGGCACAGATGCGCTGCGCTTCACTCTCCTCAGCCACAACATTAAGAACCACTTCATCAACTTCGATGTGACCACCTGCCACACCAACAAGCTGTTCATCAACAAGATCTGGCAGGCCATGCGCTTCACAATGGGAGCTGCGGAGCGTCTGAGCATCTCGCTGCATCAATACGAGACGCTGGAAGGAGTCAATCTAGGCACATGGGATCGCTGGATCATTGGCCGTCTGGGAGAGACATTGGCCATATGCTCGGACAGCTACAAAAACTACAATTTCCACATGGCTACGGCAGCCCTCAAGCAATTCTTCTATCAAAATCTCTGTGATACTTACCTG GAAACCACCAAGACTGAAATTAACCATCGAACACCGAACGGCTACATCCACGTGGGCACCCTGACCGCTTGCCTCAGCTGGGGCTTGCAGGCCATGGCGCCGTTCACACCGTTCGTGGCCTCAGAGCTACTGCAGCACGTGCCACTCAATATTGAGGTGAAACTGTCGGATTACGCGGACAGAAAGCTCGATGCGGAGATCAACGATATAGTCGGCATTTGCCAGAGTATTCGCCAGCTGAAGAGCAAGCATAAGGTTAGCAAACGACACGAGCCCAATCTCACGTTGTTTGCCACATCTTCCGAGTCGGAGGAGATGCTGGGTCGCCATCTGCAGCAGATACAGCTGCTGGCGCGCTGCGAAAGCGTGGACCTGGATATGCTGGACGAGAACTCGAAGCATTCAAGGAAAATGAACCTTTTCTCTACGGCGGGCCCACTCTGTTCATTCGGCCTAACCATGAGCGCTGACTTCGGTATGACTGTGAAGCAGCGGGAGGAGATGATTCGGGTCAACATAAAAAGGCTCAAAAGGCTGATGACTGAGCTGCAGAAGTACCGCATGCGCCTAGACAATGAAGCCTTCCAGCTAATGGCAGACGAGAAAACGAGGGAACATTTCAGAAATAGG GTCAGGGAACTGGAAGCGGAAATCGAGACCATAATGCAGGAATCAGCTTGA
- the alphaCOP gene encoding coatomer subunit alpha, with product MLKNFESKSARVKGLSFHPKRPWILTSLHSGVIQLWDYRMHTLLEKFDEHDGPVRGVAFHQQMPLFVSGGDDYKIKVWNYKQRRCIFTLLAHLDYVRTVAFHHEYPWILSASDDQTIRIWNWQSRNCICVLTGHNHYVMCAQFHPTEDQIVSASLDQTVRVWDISGLRKKNVAPGPGGLDDHLKGNPGATDLFGQADAVVKHVLEGHDRGVNWASFHPTLPLIVSGADDRLVKLWRMNEYKAWEVDTCRGHYNNVSSVLFHPRQDLIISNGEDRSIRVWDMTKRQCLFTFRRDNERFWILTAHPTLNLFAAGHDGGMVVFKLERERPAYAVHGNMLYYVKDRYLRKLDFTTTKDAVVMQLRPGKSPVYSMSYNPALNAVLICTRTNNLENSTYDLCQIPKDTESQNESDSKRSSGITAIWVARNRFAVLDRNQQLVIKNFKNEVTKKIPTFCEEIFYAGTGMLLIRDPEFVTLYEVQRLVSVGSIKLAKCRYVVWSPDMSLVALLCKHSVTICDRRLQYLCTVQENCRVKSGAWDESGVFIYTTSNHIKYAITNGDHGIIRTLDLPIYLTRVKGNQVFCLDRECRTRVLTIDPTEYKFKLALIQRKYDEVLHMVRNARLVGQSIIAYLQQKGYPEVALHFVKDEKTRFGLALECGNIEIALEAAKALDDKDCWNRLGQSALLQGNHQVVEMCYQRTKNFDKLSFLYLITGNLEKLKKMIKIAEIRKDISAQYQGALVLGDFKERVSILKNCGLTSMAYLTAATHGLDELAESLAETITSQGDTLPEVNPNATLLKPPVPIQQLETNWPLLSVSKGFFEGAMVTRAGNSATARQALNINADAAVLEEHNGGGDGWGADADLGLDDDGDDEMHDALSSDELPGGAGGEDGAGWDVGDDDLVVPEELASKIKASALDSNYYAAPNKGLSPSQQWANNSPLVLDHVKAGAFESAFRLLNDQLGVVNFKPFKTLFLQNYACSRTSYTANPNLQSLSGYPLRNFSETNAKLQRPAMGIKLNDLVSRLQAGYQMTTSGKFTEAIEKFHSILISIPLLVVETKLDTAEAQQLLKICSEYIVGLKMETERKGMPKSTLEEQKRLCEMAAYFTHCKLQPVHQILTLRTALNMFFKLKNYRTAASFARRLLELAPRPDVAQQVRKILQACEINPVDEHQLQYEEFNPFNICGISWKPLYRGKPEVTCPFCNSSYDPQFKGNLCNVCEVSQIGKDCIGLRISNLQFR from the exons ATGTTGAAGAATTTTGAGTCAAAGTCGGCTCGAGTGAAGGGCCTCTCCTTTCACCCCAAACGCCCCTGGATTCTGACCAGTTTGCACAGCGGTGTCATCCAGCTATGGGACTACCGCATGCACACGCTCTTGGAGAAGTTTGACGAGCACGATGGCCCTGTACGCGGCGTGGCATTTCATCAGCAGATGCCCCTCTTTGTCTCCGGCGGCGACGACTACAAGATCAAGGTGTGGAACTACAAGCAGCGTCGCTGCATTTTCACTCTGCTGGCGCATTTGGACTACGTGCGCACTGTGGCTTTCCACCATGAATACCCCTGGATCTTGAGCGCTTCCGATGATCAGACCATTCGCATCTGGAATTGGCAGTCGCGCAACTGCATCTGCGTGCTGACCGGCCACAACCACTATGTGATGTGTGCCCAGTTCCATCCCACGGAGGATCAGATTGTCTCCGCCTCACTGGATCAGACGGTGCGCGTCTGGGACATTTCGGGATTGCGCAAGAAGAATGTTGCCCCCGGTCCAGGCGGCTTGGATGATCATCTGAAGGGTAACCCTGGAGCCACCGATCTGTTCGGCCAGGCCGATGCCGTGGTTAAGCATGTGCTCGAGGGACACGATCGCGGCGTCAATTGGGCCAGTTTCCATCCCACTCTGCCGCTGATTGTGTCGGGCGCAGACGACCGTCTGGTGAAGCTGTGGCGCATGAACGAATACAAGGCTTGGGAGGTGGACACGTGCCGTGGCCACTACAACAACGTGTCCAGCGTTCTGTTCCATCCCCGCCAAGATTTAATCATCTCGAACGGCGAGGATCGCAGCATTCGCGTCTGGGACATGACCAAGCGTCAGTGTCTCTTCACATTCCGGCGGGACAACGAGCGCTTCTGGATTCTGACAGCCCATCCCACACTCAATCTCTTTGCAGCCGGTCACGATGGCG GCATGGTTGTCTTCAAGCTGGAGCGTGAGCGTCCCGCCTATGCTGTGCATGGCAACATGCTTTACTACGTGAAAGACCGCTACCTGCGGAAACTGGACTTTACCACCACCAAGGACGCTGTGGTGATGCAGCTGCGGCCGGGCAAGTCGCCCGTGTACAGTATGTCGTACAACCCGGCCTTGAACGCCGTGCTCATCTGCACGCGCACCAATAACCTGGAGAACAGCACCTACGACCTGTGCCAGATACCCAAGGACACCGAGAGCCAGAACGAGTCCGACAGCAAGCGCAGCTCGGGCATCACGGCCATTTGGGTGGCTCGCAACCGCTTTGCGGTGCTGGATCGCAACCAGCAGCTGGTGATCAAGAACTTCAAGAACGAGGTCACCAAGAAGATACCCACCTTCTGCGAGGAGATCTTCTACGCCGGCACGGGCATGCTGCTCATCCGGGATCCCGAGTTTGTCACCCTCTACGAAGTGCAGCGCCTCGTGTCCGTGGGCAGCATCAAGCTGGCCAAGTGCCGCTACGTGGTCTGGTCGCCAGACATGTCGCTGGTGGCCCTGCTCTGCAAGCACTCGGTCACCATCTGCGACCGCCGGCTGCAGTATCTGTGCACCGTGCAGGAGAACTGTCGCGTCAAGTCCGGGGCCTGGGACGAGTCCGGCGTGTTTATCTACACCACGAGCAATCACATCAAGTATGCAATCACCAACGGAGATCACGGCATCATTCGCACCCTCGACCTGCCCATCTATCTGACGCGCGTCAAGGGCAACCAGGTGTTCTGCCTCGATCGCGAGTGCCGCACCCGCGTCCTGACCATCGATCCCACGGAATACAAGTTCAAGCTGGCGCTCATCCAGCGCAAATACGACGAGGTCCTGCACATGGTCCGCAACGCTCGCCTCGTGGGACAGAGCATCATTGCCTATTTGCAGCAGAAGGGCTATCCGGAGGTAGCGCTCCACTTTGTGAAGGACGAAAAGACCCGCTTTGGCCTGGCGCTGGAGTGCGGCAACATTGAGATAGCCCTGGAGGCGGCCAAGGCCCTAGACGACAAGGATTGCTGGAATCGCCTGGGCCAGAGTGCCCTGCTCCAGGGCAACCACCAGGTGGTTGAGATGTGCTACCAGCGCACCAAGAACTTCGACAAGCTCAGCTTCCTCTACCTGATCACCGGCAATCTGGAGAAACTCAAGAAGATGATTAAGATCGCAGAGATACGCAAGGATATCTCGGCCCAGTACCAGGGTGCCCTGGTCCTTGGCGACTTCAAGGAGCGGGTGAGCATTCTCAAGAACTGCGGCCTGACCTCGATGGCCTATCTGACGGCAGCCACCCATGGCCTGGATGAGCTCGCCGAATCGCTGGCTGAGACCATCACCTCGCAGGGCGACACTCTGCCTGAAGTAAACCCCAATGCCACGTTGCTGAAGCCCCCTGTGCCCATCCAGCAGCTGGAGACCAACTGGCCGCTCCTGTCTGTGTCCAAGGGCTTCTTCGAAGGCGCCATGGTGACGCGGGCTGGCAACAGCGCCACTGCTCGCCAGGCACTCAACATTAATGCCGACGCCGCAGTGCTGGAGGAGCATAACGGTGGCGGCGATGGCTGGGGTGCAGATGCCGATCTGGGACTGGACGATGACGGTGATGATGAGATGCACGATGCCCTCAGCAGTGACGAGCTGCCAGGAGGTGCTGGCGGAGAGGATGGGGCCGGCTGGGATGTGGGCGACGACGATCTGGTCGTTCCCGAGGAGCTGGCATCCAAGATAAAGGCATCGGCCCTGGACAGCAACTACTATGCGGCTCCCAACAAGGGATTGTCCCCATCACAGCAATGGGCCAACAACTCGCCACTCGTTCTCGATCATGTCAAGGCCGGCGCGTTCGAGAGTGCCTTCCGCCTGCTCAACGATCAGCTGGGAGTGGTCAACTTCAAGCCTTTCAAGACACTCTTTCTGCAGAACTACGCCTGCTCGCGCACTAGCTACACGGCCAATCCCAATCTGCAATCGCTAAGCGGCTACCCGCTGCGCAACTTCTCCGAGACGAATGCAAAACTGCAGCGTCCGGCCATGGGTATCAAGCTGAACGACCTGGTGTCCCGCCTGCAGGCTGGCTACCAGATGACCACATCCGGCAAGTTCACGGAGGCCATCGAGaagttccattccattctgaTCAGTATTCCGCTGCTTGTGGTGGAGACCAAGCTTGACACGGCCGAGGCCCAGCAGCTGTTGAAGATCTGCTCCGAGTACATTGTGGGCCTCAAGATGGAAACGGAGCGTAAGGGGATGCCGAAATCGACTCTCGAGGAGCAAAAGCGCCTCTGCGAGATGGCCGCCTACTTCACCCATTGCAAGCTACAGCCGGTGCATCAGATTCTCACCCTTCGCACCGCCCTCAACATGTTCTTCAAGCTGAAGAACTATCGGACGGCGGCTTCGTTTGCGCGCCGCCTGCTCGAGCTGGCCCCCAGGCCGGACGTGGCCCAGCAGGTGCGCAAGATCCTGCAGGCGTGCGAAATAAATCCCGTGGACGAGCACCAGCTGCAGTACGAAGAGTTCAATCCATTCAACATATGCGGCATCAGCTGGAAGCCGCTGTATCGCGGCAAGCCGGAGGTGACCTGCCCCTTCTGTAACTCTTCGTACGATCCCCAATTCAAGGGTAATCTCTGCAACGTGTGCGAGGTCAGCCAGATCGGCAAGGATTGCATCGGACTGCGCATTTCCAACCTGCAGTTCCGCTAA